A genomic region of Elephas maximus indicus isolate mEleMax1 chromosome 10, mEleMax1 primary haplotype, whole genome shotgun sequence contains the following coding sequences:
- the ARF6 gene encoding ADP-ribosylation factor 6, protein MGKVLSKIFGNKEMRILMLGLDAAGKTTILYKLKLGQSVTTIPTVGFNVETVTYKNVKFNVWDVGGQDKIRPLWRHYYTGTQGLIFVVDCADRDRIDEARQELHRIINDREMRDAIILIFANKQDLPDAMKPHEIQEKLGLTRIRDRNWYVQPSCATSGDGLYEGLTWLTSNYKS, encoded by the coding sequence ATGGGGAAGGTGCTATCCAAAATCTTCGGGAACAAGGAAATGCGGATCCTCATGCTCGGGCTGGACGCGGCTGGCAAGACCACGATCCTGTACAAGTTGAAGCTGGGCCAGTCGGTGACCACCATCCCCACCGTGGGTTTCAACGTGGAGACGGTGACTTACAAAAACGTCAAGTTCAACGTATGGGATGTGGGCGGCCAGGACAAGATCCGGCCGCTCTGGCGGCATTACTACACCGGGACCCAAGGTCTGATCTTCGTAGTAGACTGCGCCGACCGCGACCGCATCGATGAGGCCCGCCAGGAGCTCCACCGCATTATCAATGATCGGGAGATGAGGGACGCCATAATCCTCATCTTCGCCAACAAGCAGGACCTGCCCGATGCCATGAAACCCCATGAGATCCAGGAGAAACTGGGCCTGACCCGGATTCGGGACAGGAACTGGTATGTGCAGCCCTCCTGTGCCACCTCAGGGGATGGACTCTATGAGGGGCTCACATGGTTAACCTCTAACTACAAATCCTAA